One Triplophysa dalaica isolate WHDGS20190420 chromosome 11, ASM1584641v1, whole genome shotgun sequence genomic window carries:
- the eef1a1a gene encoding elongation factor 1-alpha 1a gives MGKEKLHINIVVIGHVDSGKSTTTGHLIYKCGGIDKRTIEKFEKEAAEMGKGSFKYAWVLDKLKAERERGITIDISLWKFETSKYYVTIIDAPGHRDFIKNMITGTSQADCAVLIVAAGVGEFEAGISKNGQTREHALLAYTLGVKQLIVGVNKMDSTEPVYSQKRYEEIVKEVSTYIKKIGYNPDTVAFVPISGWNGDNMLEASPNMTWFKGWKITRKEGNASGTTLLEALDAIQPPTRPTDKPLRLPLQDVYKIGGIGTVPVGRVETGILKPGMVVTFAPVNVTTEVKSVEMHHEALSEALPGDNVGFNVKNVSVKDIRRGNVAGDSKNDPPQEAATFTAQVIILNHPGQISAGYAPVLDCHTAHIACKFAELKEKIDRRSGKKLEDNPKSLKSGDAAIVEMIPGKPMCVESFSEYPPLGRFAVRDMRQTVAVGVIKGVEKKAPTTGKVTKSAQKAQKAK, from the exons ATGGGAAAGGAGAAGCTCCACATAAACATTGTTGTCATCGGCCATGTGGACTCTGGGAAGTCCACCACGACCGGCCACCTCATCTACAAGTGCGGTGGAATTGACAAGCGTACGATTGAGAAGTTTGAGAAAGAAGCTGCAGAG ATGGGAAAGGGCTCTTTCAAGTACGCCTGGGTGCTGGACAAACTCAAagcagagcgagagagaggaaTCACCATCGACATTTCCCTGTGGAAGTTTGAGACCAGCAAGTACTATGTCACCATCATTGATGCTCCAGGACACAGGGACTTCATCAAAAACATGATCACTGGAACCTCCCAG GCCGACTGTGCCGTACTGATTGTGGCAGCTGGTGTAGGGGAGTTTGAGGCTGGGATCTCCAagaacggtcagaccagagagCATGCTCTTCTGGCTTACACATTGGGTGTGAAGCAGCTTATTGTGGGAGTCAACAAGATGGATTCCACCGAACCTGTATATAGCCAGAAGCGTTATGAGGAAATTGTGAAAGAAGTCAGCACTTACATTAAGAAGATTGGCTATAATCCTGACACAGTGGCGTTTGTGCCAATCTCTGGTTGGAATGGAGATAACATGCTTGAAGCCAGTCCCAAC ATGACGTGGTTCAAGGGTTGGAAGATCACCAGGAAAGAAGGTAATGCGTCTGGAACTACTCTTTTGGAGGCTCTGGACGCTATCCAGCCTCCAACACGTCCCACTGACAAACCCCTCCGGCTGCCCCTTCAGGACGTCTACAAGATTGGAG GCATTGGAACCGTCCCTGTGGGGCGTGTGGAGACTGGCATCTTAAAGCCAGGCATGGTAGTGACCTTCGCCCCTGTCAACGTGACAACTGAGGTCAAGTCGGTGGAGATGCACCATGAAGCTCTTTCAGAAGCCTTGCCAGGGGACAATGTTGGCTTCAATGTTAAGAACGTTTCCGTCAAGGACATTCGTCGTGGCAACGTCGCTGGAGACAGCAAAAACGATCCACCCCAGGAGGCGGCCACCTTCACTGCTCAA GTGATTATCTTGAACCACCCAGGGCAGATCAGTGCTGGCTACGCTCCTGTGCTGGATTGCCACACTGCGCACATCGCCTGCAAGTTTGCAGAGCTGAAGGAGAAGATCGACCGTCGCTCTGGGAAAAAGCTTGAGGATAACCCCAAGAGCCTCAAGTCAGGTGATGCGGCCATTGTTGAGATGATTCCTGGGAAGCCCATGTGTGTGGAGAGCTTTTCGGAGTACCCTCCCCTGG GTCGCTTTGCTGTGCGTGACATGCGTCAGACGGTTGCGGTGGGAGTGATTAAGGGGGTGGAGAAGAAGGCCCCGACGACCGGAAAGGTCACCAAATCCGCTCAGAAGGCCCAGAAGGCCAAATGA
- the slc17a5 gene encoding sialin, with protein sequence MEHTSASDSETEDHVQPLLRRKNSGEVQKAPACCSSRYGLALLSCYGFFVAYALRVNLSVAMVDMVKNSSRPNSSSSVCPRHSSPVPKHNHTARVYDWNSETQGWILSSFFYGYILTQVPGGYLARKYGTKWLLGIGILCTVIFTLLTPLAADLGAGYLIAVRVLEGIGEGVSYPAMHAMWALWAPPLERSRLLTISYAGAQLGTVVALPLSGQICFYLDWTYVFYIFGAVGLLWFVLWACFVSNSPNSHKRITEAERLYITSSLKNELSPTTDYIPWASILKSLPLWAIVVAHFSYNWTFYTLLTLLPTYMNDVLGFSIQQNGMLSALPYIGCWCVILLGGQLADFLRERYIIRTVIVRKAFTIVGMMGPAIFLVAAGYTNCNYFLAIAFLTLSSSLGGISASGFNINHLDIAPSYAGILLGITNSFATIPGMVGPVIASSLTKSGAIAEWRIVFYISAGINMFGAIFFTLFGEGTVQPWAVQRIQFQ encoded by the exons ATGGAGCATACATCAGCATCAGACTCAGAAACTGAAGATCATGTCCAGCCTTTACTTCGCCGGAAAAACAGCGGCGAAGTTCAGAAAG CTCCTGCATGTTGCTCCTCGCGCTATGGACTGGCTTTGTTGTCTTGTTATGGCTTTTTTGTGGCATATGCTCTCAGGGTGAACCTCAGCGTGGCAATGGTTGACATGGTGAAAAACAGCTCAAGACCCAACTCAAGTTCATCTGTCTGTCCTCGACACAGCAGCCCTGTACCCAAACACAATCACACT GCTCGGGTTTATGACTGGAATTCAGAGACTCAGGGCTGGATCCTGAGCTCTTTTTTCTATGGCTATATCCTTACTCAGGTACCAGGTGGTTACTTGGCACGCAAATATGGTACCAAGTGGCTTTTGGGTATTGGCATTCTTTGCACTGtgatattcactcttttgactcCACTGGCTGCTGATCTTGGAGCTGGGTACCTGATTGCCGTCAGGGTGTTGGAGGGTATTGGGGAg GGAGTGTCGTATCCTGCCATGCATGCAATGTGGGCCTTGTGGGCACCACCCCTGGAGAGAAGTCGCCTGCTCACTATCTCTTATGCAG GTGCTCAGTTGGGAACTGTAGTGGCCCTTCCCCTGTCTGGCCAGATATGCTTTTACCTAGACTGGACATATGTCTTTTATATATTTG GTGCCGTTGGTCTTCTCTGGTTTGTTCTCTGGGCTTGCTTTGTCAGTAACAGTCCCAACTCGCACAAAAGAATAACGGAAGCAGAAAGGCTCTATATAACGTCATCCTTGAAAAATGAA CTGTCCCCAACTACAGACTATATCCCATGGGCATCAATCCTCAAGTCCTTGCCCTTATGGGCTATAGTTGTTGCACACTTCTCTTACAACTGGACATTTTACACACTGTTGACACTCTTACCCACATACATGAATGATGTTCTGGGATTCAGTATCCAGCAG AATGGAATGCTGTCTGCTCTGCCCTACATTGGATGTTGGTGTGTGATTCTACTGGGTGGACAGCTGGCAGACTTCCTGAGAGAGAGATATATCATACGCACTGTTATTGTGCGTAAAGCTTTTACAATAGTGG GAATGATGGGACCAGCTATCTTTCTAGTAGCTGCTGGTTATACCAACTGTAACTACTTCTTGGCTATTGCTTTCCTCACCCTCTCTTCATCTCTTGGGGGCATTTCAGCCTCTGGATTTAACATCAATCATTTGGACATTGCTCCATC CTATGCTGGAATATTGCTAGGGATCACAAATTCATTTGCCACTATACCTGGCATGGTGGGACCAGTAATAGCAAGTTCTCTGACCAAATCt GGGGCCATTGCAGAGTGGCGAATTGTCTTCTACATCTCGGCCGGAATCAATATGTTTGGAGCCATTTTCTTTACTCTATTTGGGGAAGGCACAGTCCAGCCTTGGGCTGTCCAGAGAATACAATTCCAATAA
- the ddx43 gene encoding probable ATP-dependent RNA helicase DDX43 isoform X1, which translates to MSDWEDDYGADGVALLRPPSVQVKSWRPPSPQRAQTRDTDAPRAEMVLDGGQWSNWREPTSNFCDGETRRNNSYGRSRGGRGGGCCDGERSRSSPIIVNVENSLVGRIIGRGGAKIRELEESSGASIKINRGEDEAEVLIFGSGDVQLKAKDMIEDLVQGGSFRGPTGPNGKSLQGSCHFHSYSSLIISLLFSGNSNTGYQRDSCWPSSAVQAVGAGATARVPIDWIALRENRDKYEAIKWQDLPPLKKDFYIEAESVTARSAEEVKIWRKENNNIFVDDLVEGEKRTFPNPVCTFEEAFAHYPGIMENIVRVGFQNPTPIQSQAWPVILKGIDLIGIAQTGTGKTLAYLLPGFIHMDEQPLPSHQRNGPGMLVLTPTRELALQIEAECNKYSYKGFKTICIYGGGDRRSQINKVRSGVDIVIATPGRLNDLQMNNLINLRSITYLVLDEADRMLDMGFEPQIMKIILDIRPDRQTVMTSATWPTGVRRLAKSYLKNSMMVYVGTLDLATVNTVHQMVQMVQEEEKKAYVFDFIHRMEPQDKVLIFVGKKIKADDLSSDLCLQGIPVQSMHGDREQCDREEALQDFKDGRVRILVATDLASRGLDVHDITHVFNYDFPRNMEEYVHRVGRTGRAGRSGASVTLVTRDDWRIASELITILERSGQDVPEELVMMAERYEKHKREKEMYAPKGARGGGRRGGFRGGSDRWF; encoded by the exons atgtctgaCTGGGAGGATGATTATGGAGCTGACGGTGTGGCGCTTTTGAGGCCGCCGTCTGTACAGGTGAAGTCATGGAGGCCTCCGTCTCCTCAAAGGGCTCAGACCAGAGACACCGATGCGCCACGTGCTGAAATGGTCTTGGATGGCGGGCAGTGGAGCAACTGGAGGGAGCCAACATCAAACTTTTGTGACGGTGAAACCAGGAGAAATAACAGTTACGGTCGGTCTAGGGGTGGACGCGGGGGAGGTTGTTGTGATGGAGAGAGATCAAGATCTTCACCGATAATAGTTAACGTGGAGAACTCTCTGGTCGGGAGAATCATTG GTCGAGGCGGTGCGAAAATCCGAGAGTTGGAAGAAAGCAGTGGAGCGTCAATAAAG ATAAACCGGGGTGAAGATGAAGCTGAGGTGCTGATCTTTGGATCAGGTGATGTCCAGCTCAAAGCCAAGGATATGATTGAAGACCTGGTGCAGGGGGGGTCTTTCAGGGGTCCTACAGGCCCCAATGGTAAGTCCCTGCAGGGTTCATGCCATTTTCATTCTTATAGTTCATTGATCATTTCACTTTTGTTTTCAGGAAATAGCAACACGGGCTATCAGCGTGATTCCTGCTGGCCGTCTTCTGCCGTCCAGGCTGTTGGCGCAGGAGCAACTGCACGTGTGCCTATTGACTGGATAGCACTCCGAGAAAACCGTGATAAATATGAAGCTATAAAATGGCAAG ATCTTCCACCTCTGAAGAAAGATTTCTATATTGAAGCGGAATCTGTGACTGCTCGCAGTGCAGAAGAAGTCAAAATTTGGAG AAAAGAGAACAACAACATCTTTGTGGATGATTTGGTAGAGGGGGAGAAAAGAACCTTTCCCAATCCGGTGTGTACTTTTGAGGAGGCTTTTGCGCACTATCCTGGAATAATGGAAAACATTGTCAGAGTTGGATTTCAAAACCCAACTCCCATTCAG TCACAGGCCTGGCCAGTAATTCTGAAGGGAATAGACCTGATAGGGATAGCTCAAACAGGAACAGGCAAAACTCTGGCTTACCTACTTCCTGGCTTCATTCATATGGATGAGCAGCCTTT aCCCAGTCACCAGCGAAACGGTCCCGGCATGTTGGTTTTGACGCCCACGCGTGAACTGGCACTTCAGATTGAAGCAGAGTGTAACAAATACAGCTACAAAGGTTTTAAAAC TATCTGTATCTATGGAGGAGGTGACAGACGTTCTCAGATTAATAAAGTGAGAAGTGGTGTGGATATAGTCATTGCCACCCCAGGACGATTAAATGATCTGCAGATGAACAATCTCATCAATTTGCGCTCCATCACCTATCTG GTTTTGGATGAGGCTGATAGAATGTTGGATATGGGCTTTGAACCTCAAATCATGAAAATCATTCTGGACATTCGGCCTGATAGACAGACTGTTATGACTAG TGCCACCTGGCCAACGGGTGTTAGGCGGCTGGCCAAATCCTACCTGAAAAACTCCATGATGGTTTACGTGGGCACTTTGGATCTAGCA ACGGTGAACACTGTTCATCAGATGGTGCAGATGGTGCAGGAGGAAGAAAAGAAAGCTTATGTGTTTGATTTCATCCACCGGATGGAGCCTCAGGACAAAGTGCTAATATTTGttggaaaaaaaataaa AGCCGATGACCTCTCCAGTGACCTGTGTCTGCAGGGTATACCTGTACAATCTATGCATGGAGACCGAGAACAGTGTGACCGAGAAGAGGCACTTCAGGACTTTAAAGATG GTCGCGTGCGTATACTGGTGGCGACTGACCTGGCCTCCCGTGGACTGGATGTTCATGACATCACGCATGTGTTCAACTATGACTTTCCTCGTAACATGGAGGAGTATGTGCACAGAGTTGGGAGAACAGGTCGTGCTGG GAGATCTGGTGCATCTGTAACCCTGGTAACAAGAGATGACTGGAGAATTGCTTCCGAGTTGATCACAATTCTGGAGAGGTCTGGTCAG gATGTACCAGAAGAACTGGTAATGATGGCTGAGCGTTATGAGAAACATAAGAGGgagaaagaaatgtatgcacCCAAAGGAGCCAGAGGAGGAGGACGGAGAGGTGGTTTTAGAGGCGGCTCAGACCGATGGTTCTGA
- the ddx43 gene encoding probable ATP-dependent RNA helicase DDX43 isoform X2, which translates to MSDWEDDYGADGVALLRPPSVQVKSWRPPSPQRAQTRDTDAPRAEMVLDGGQWSNWREPTSNFCDGETRRNNSYGRSRGGRGGGCCDGERSRSSPIIVNVENSLVGRIIGRGGAKIRELEESSGASIKINRGEDEAEVLIFGSGDVQLKAKDMIEDLVQGGSFRGPTGPNGNSNTGYQRDSCWPSSAVQAVGAGATARVPIDWIALRENRDKYEAIKWQDLPPLKKDFYIEAESVTARSAEEVKIWRKENNNIFVDDLVEGEKRTFPNPVCTFEEAFAHYPGIMENIVRVGFQNPTPIQSQAWPVILKGIDLIGIAQTGTGKTLAYLLPGFIHMDEQPLPSHQRNGPGMLVLTPTRELALQIEAECNKYSYKGFKTICIYGGGDRRSQINKVRSGVDIVIATPGRLNDLQMNNLINLRSITYLVLDEADRMLDMGFEPQIMKIILDIRPDRQTVMTSATWPTGVRRLAKSYLKNSMMVYVGTLDLATVNTVHQMVQMVQEEEKKAYVFDFIHRMEPQDKVLIFVGKKIKADDLSSDLCLQGIPVQSMHGDREQCDREEALQDFKDGRVRILVATDLASRGLDVHDITHVFNYDFPRNMEEYVHRVGRTGRAGRSGASVTLVTRDDWRIASELITILERSGQDVPEELVMMAERYEKHKREKEMYAPKGARGGGRRGGFRGGSDRWF; encoded by the exons atgtctgaCTGGGAGGATGATTATGGAGCTGACGGTGTGGCGCTTTTGAGGCCGCCGTCTGTACAGGTGAAGTCATGGAGGCCTCCGTCTCCTCAAAGGGCTCAGACCAGAGACACCGATGCGCCACGTGCTGAAATGGTCTTGGATGGCGGGCAGTGGAGCAACTGGAGGGAGCCAACATCAAACTTTTGTGACGGTGAAACCAGGAGAAATAACAGTTACGGTCGGTCTAGGGGTGGACGCGGGGGAGGTTGTTGTGATGGAGAGAGATCAAGATCTTCACCGATAATAGTTAACGTGGAGAACTCTCTGGTCGGGAGAATCATTG GTCGAGGCGGTGCGAAAATCCGAGAGTTGGAAGAAAGCAGTGGAGCGTCAATAAAG ATAAACCGGGGTGAAGATGAAGCTGAGGTGCTGATCTTTGGATCAGGTGATGTCCAGCTCAAAGCCAAGGATATGATTGAAGACCTGGTGCAGGGGGGGTCTTTCAGGGGTCCTACAGGCCCCAATG GAAATAGCAACACGGGCTATCAGCGTGATTCCTGCTGGCCGTCTTCTGCCGTCCAGGCTGTTGGCGCAGGAGCAACTGCACGTGTGCCTATTGACTGGATAGCACTCCGAGAAAACCGTGATAAATATGAAGCTATAAAATGGCAAG ATCTTCCACCTCTGAAGAAAGATTTCTATATTGAAGCGGAATCTGTGACTGCTCGCAGTGCAGAAGAAGTCAAAATTTGGAG AAAAGAGAACAACAACATCTTTGTGGATGATTTGGTAGAGGGGGAGAAAAGAACCTTTCCCAATCCGGTGTGTACTTTTGAGGAGGCTTTTGCGCACTATCCTGGAATAATGGAAAACATTGTCAGAGTTGGATTTCAAAACCCAACTCCCATTCAG TCACAGGCCTGGCCAGTAATTCTGAAGGGAATAGACCTGATAGGGATAGCTCAAACAGGAACAGGCAAAACTCTGGCTTACCTACTTCCTGGCTTCATTCATATGGATGAGCAGCCTTT aCCCAGTCACCAGCGAAACGGTCCCGGCATGTTGGTTTTGACGCCCACGCGTGAACTGGCACTTCAGATTGAAGCAGAGTGTAACAAATACAGCTACAAAGGTTTTAAAAC TATCTGTATCTATGGAGGAGGTGACAGACGTTCTCAGATTAATAAAGTGAGAAGTGGTGTGGATATAGTCATTGCCACCCCAGGACGATTAAATGATCTGCAGATGAACAATCTCATCAATTTGCGCTCCATCACCTATCTG GTTTTGGATGAGGCTGATAGAATGTTGGATATGGGCTTTGAACCTCAAATCATGAAAATCATTCTGGACATTCGGCCTGATAGACAGACTGTTATGACTAG TGCCACCTGGCCAACGGGTGTTAGGCGGCTGGCCAAATCCTACCTGAAAAACTCCATGATGGTTTACGTGGGCACTTTGGATCTAGCA ACGGTGAACACTGTTCATCAGATGGTGCAGATGGTGCAGGAGGAAGAAAAGAAAGCTTATGTGTTTGATTTCATCCACCGGATGGAGCCTCAGGACAAAGTGCTAATATTTGttggaaaaaaaataaa AGCCGATGACCTCTCCAGTGACCTGTGTCTGCAGGGTATACCTGTACAATCTATGCATGGAGACCGAGAACAGTGTGACCGAGAAGAGGCACTTCAGGACTTTAAAGATG GTCGCGTGCGTATACTGGTGGCGACTGACCTGGCCTCCCGTGGACTGGATGTTCATGACATCACGCATGTGTTCAACTATGACTTTCCTCGTAACATGGAGGAGTATGTGCACAGAGTTGGGAGAACAGGTCGTGCTGG GAGATCTGGTGCATCTGTAACCCTGGTAACAAGAGATGACTGGAGAATTGCTTCCGAGTTGATCACAATTCTGGAGAGGTCTGGTCAG gATGTACCAGAAGAACTGGTAATGATGGCTGAGCGTTATGAGAAACATAAGAGGgagaaagaaatgtatgcacCCAAAGGAGCCAGAGGAGGAGGACGGAGAGGTGGTTTTAGAGGCGGCTCAGACCGATGGTTCTGA
- the cgasa gene encoding cyclic GMP-AMP synthase — protein MSNPRRPSGARAKDPVPPVNKAQTKGKGKSQEQRGPYNRDRNSEPTESPADTPNGRAHTRRSGREKRTESQDSLARSTSDRKKAAPLRQTNGNTQSKKQKDCERDEALQTSESKTEDLRTTEEKNERARKSAPSKSGTFAVAHAPVNDAQKSEKSDIQSKPKIESRSQSSTIVSDINPTTIQANIKRQSRKQKDRSDSDSVKDASPELSDRTSQEKRKPKLTKKQNSQNAESMEEDTRTHQSPIKNELEKVLQATIEKLKIKAIERSNASRCVNDITKKVVTHLKKMMTWCCDIESLTTGSYYENVKICEPDEFDVMLTIPVERVDIHEFNDNGAFYSIALKRHPNKHPLNSFLNEDKTIRASEMLNEFREGVKEAVESLEYDIVVQRKKQKCPAVTLEVTENGKAISIDFVLGLKVSGSWPIHTKGGFQIENWLGTKEKKSLKGQPYYLVPKYEGNGKVEHGGVVAKDAWRISFSHIEKDILKRHGHSKTCCEVNGKKCCRKECLKLLKYLLSQLKKEHSDKMSKFCSYHAKTTLLHACATKPEDSEWAYDQLPNCFLLLLDDFVRYLRNQDLRNFFVPAQNLLHQDNLPKSNCEFLVKQIEIQRKQNFPIFK, from the exons ATGAGCAACCCAAGAAGACCGAGCGGTGCCCGCGCAAAAGATCCTGTTCCACCTGTCAACAAAGCTCAAACAAAAGGCAAAGGAAAGAGTCAAGAACAGAGGGGTCCTTATAATAGAGATAGAAACAGCGAACCCACAGAGAGCCCCGCGGACACCCCCAACGGAAGAGCGCACACACGGAGAAGCGGCAGGGAAAAGCGGACTGAAAGTCAAGACAGCCTTGCCAGGAGTACGTCCGATAGAAAAAAAGCCGCACCATTAAGACAAACAAACGGCAACACAcagagtaaaaaacaaaaagactgTGAGAGAGATGAAGCTTTACAGACGTCAGAAAGCAAAACTGAAGATCTGCGCACAACAGAAGAGAAAAACGAAAGAGCGCGCAAATCTGCTCCCAGTAAATCCGGCACTTTCGCTGTGGCGCACGCGCCAGTCAATGACGCACAGAAGAGCGAAAAAAGCGATATACAGAGTAAACCGAAGATAGAAAGTCGAAGCCAATCTTCTACAATCGTGTCCGATATAAACCCCACAACAATACAAGCAAACATTAAGCGACAgagcagaaaacaaaaagatcGTTCAGACAGTGACAGCGTCAAAGACGCATCTCCGGAGCTCTCCGACAGGACGTCTCAGGAAAAACGCAAACCAAAActtacaaaaaagcaaaattctCAGAACGCAGAGAGCATGGAAGAGGACACCAGGACGCATCAGAGTCCCATCAAAAATGAACTAGAAAAAGTCCTCCAAGCGACTATTGAAAAGTTAAAGATAAAAGCAATTGAGAGATCAAACGCGTCCAGATGTGTTAATGACATCACAAAAAAGGTTGTTAcacatctaaaaaaaatgatgacatgGTGTTGTGATATCGAGTCCTTAACAACTGgaagttattatgaaaacgTTAAA ATTTGTGAGCCTGATGAATTTGATGTTATGCTGACTATTCCTGTGGAAAGGGTGGATATCCATGAGTTCAATGACAATGGAGCCTTTTACAGCATTGCACTGAAACGACATCCAAATAAACATCCTCTGAATAGTTTTCTAAATGAGGACAAGACAATCCGGGCCAGTGAAATGCTGAATGAATTCAGAGAAGGTGTCAAGGAGGCTGTGGAGTCACTGGAAT ACGACATTGTTGTACAGCGCAAGAAGCAAAAGTGTCCCGCAGTGACACTGGAGGTAACTGAAAATGGAAAAGCGATTTCCATTGATTTTGTTCTTGGGCTTAAGGTTAGCGGCAGTTGGCCGATTCACACAAAAGGCGGTTTTCAAATAGAAAATTGGCTTGGAACCAAGGAGAAAAAAAGTCTGAAGGGCCAACCATACTACCTGGTACCCAAATATGAGGGAAATGGAAAAGTGGAGCATGGTGGAGTTGTTGCAAAGG ATGCCTGGCGGATCTCTTTTTCACATATTGAAAAAGACATTCTGAAACGGCATGGCCATTCCAAAACCTGCTGTGAGGTTAATGGAAAGAAATGCTGCAG GAAGGAATGTCTAAAGCTCTTGAAGTATCTGCTAAGTCAACTCAAAAAGGAGCACTCGGATAAGATGTCCAAGTTCTGCTCCTACCATGCAAAGACAACCTTGCTCCACGCTTGTGCTACAAAGCCAGAAGACAGCGAGTGGGCATATGATCAACTGCCCAACTGCTTCCTGCTGcttttggatgactttgtcagaTATTTAAGAAACCAAGATCTCCGTAACTTTTTTGTCCCAGCCCAAAATCTCTTGCATCAGGACAATCTGCCCAAGAGCAACTGTGAATTTCTGGTAAAACAAATTGAAatccaaagaaaacaaaattttcCTATATTTAAATAA